The following are encoded in a window of Parambassis ranga chromosome 15, fParRan2.1, whole genome shotgun sequence genomic DNA:
- the LOC114447789 gene encoding isoaspartyl peptidase/L-asparaginase-like yields the protein MLPVVVVHGGADHIPKERSKNSMSGVCSATRAGYAVLKGGGSSMDAVVEAVTQLENNPSFNAGCGSVLTVKGDVEMDAIVMDGKTLGSGAVSAVRNIANPVQLARLVMDKTSHACLTAEGASQFARSMGVPEVPQESLITEYIRMHWKKNLAPGANPVECQMGKMGTVGAVAVDSEGNVACATSTGGILNKMEGRVGDTPCIGCGGYADNQTGAVSTTGHGEAIMKVTLARLILFHMEQGQSVEAASDLGLAYMKSRVGGLGGVVTVDPQGNWAARFSSLQMAWAAAQKDTLHYGVYCGEHFTQSIEDPN from the exons ATGTTACCAGTGGTGGTGGTCCATGGAGGGGCGGACCATATCCCAAAGGAACGGTCAAAGAATTCTATGTCTGGTGTGTGCTCAGCAACACGGGCTGGGTATGCTGTCCTGAAGGGAGGGGGCAGCAGCATGGATGCAGTGGTCGAGGCTGTGACTCAGCTGGAGAACAACCCCTCCTTCAATGCAG GGTGTGGGTCTGTGCTGACTGTTAAAGGAGACGTGGAGATGGATGCCATTGTGATGGATGGGAAAACACTGGGAAGTGGTGCAGTGTCTGCTGTACGCAACATAGCCAACCCTGTCCAGCTAGCAAGACTGGTTATGGACAAG ACCAGTCATGCATGTCTGACAGCTGAGGGTGCTAGTCAGTTCGCTCGGTCCATGGGTGTCCCAGAGGTGCCCCAGGAGTCCCTCATCACTGAGTACATCCGCATGCATTGGAAAAAGAACCTGGCACCAGGTGCTAACCCTGTGGAATGCCAAAT GGGGAAGATGGGCACAGTTGGAGCGGTGGCAGTCGATAGCGAGGGAAACGTAGCCTGTGCAACGTCCACTGGTGGAATACTGAACAAGATGGAAGGTCGTGTTGGCGACACCCCCTGCATAG GATGTGGAGGTTATGCTGACAACCAGACGGGAGCAGTGTCAACTACAGGCCATGGAGAAGCTATCATGAAAGTTACATTGGCCAGACTCATCCTGTTTCACATGGAgcaag GTCAGTCAGTAGAGGCTGCCAGTGATTTGGGTCTGGCCTACATGAAGTCCAGAGTTGGGGGACTGGGTGGGGTGGTGACAGTGGACCCACAAGGCAACTGGGCAGCTCGCTTCTCCAGCCTGCAAATGGCTTGGGCTGCAGCCCAGAAGGACACTCTGCACTATGGTGTATACTGTGGAGAACATTTCACACAGAGCATTGAGGACCCTAACTGA